One segment of Triticum aestivum cultivar Chinese Spring chromosome 2A, IWGSC CS RefSeq v2.1, whole genome shotgun sequence DNA contains the following:
- the LOC123184402 gene encoding zinc finger BED domain-containing protein RICESLEEPER 2-like — protein MVNGVEHAAGNANNEQDESTDSAPSPLLLGAKPKKGLTSKCSPEIQTQKRQKNQEAIQNGSHEEPAAPEQKNLALPVLSTDQNTKNQGTDQNISREELVRTFAMHGHATRMVEQGDFWKLVADLNPAVKIPSRFGLKNETFNLFDQEKAKLREKLTALPCRVCLSAYVWHHSPLQPFLCLTVHYIDDEWEKQKNIIRFSPVDPSCSAEELSRIILRAIGEWGLDDKVFSIILDDAFIDDSVALNVKTSLQKRNKVAANQSLFVARYATHLLDEVIQVGLDELDTIMENTSKCSRMYPTPSLAHYRKRRYASADDWKKAQKICKYLQDFNRYKDLVQIA, from the exons ATGGTGAATG GTGTGGAACATGCAGCTGGCAATGCCAACAATGAACAAGATGAGAGCACTGACAGTGCCCCTAGTCCACTGCTCTTGGGCGCAAAGCCAAAGAAAGGACTCACTTCCAAGTGCAGCCCTGAGATTCAGACTCAGAAGAGGCAAAAGAATCAGGAGGCTATTCAGAATGGGTCTCACGAGGAACCTGCAGCACCCGAGCAGAAGAATCTAGCTTTGCCAGTTCTTTCAACTGATCAGAATACGAAGAATCAAGGGACCGATCAGAACATTTCTCGTGAAGAACTCGTCAGGACATTTGCCATGCACGGACACGCAACAAGGATGGTGGAACAAGGTGACTTTTGGAAGCTTGTTGCTGACCTGAATCCTGCGGTCAAGATTCCATCCCGCTTCGGCCTGAAGAATGAGACCTTTAACTTGTTTGATCAAGAAAAGGCCAAGCTGAGGGAGAAGTTAACAGCTTTACCATGCCGTGTTTGCCTGAGTGCATATGTGTGGCACCACAGTCCACTGCAGCCATTCTTGTGCTTGACTGTTCACTATATCGATGACGAATGGGAGAAGCAGAAAAATATCATCAGATTTAGCCCCGTGGACCCCTCTTGCAGTGCGGAAGAACTAAGCCGTATCATATTGCGAGCTATTGGAGAATGGGGTCTTGATGACAAGGTTTTCAGCATCATACTGGATGACGCATTCATTGATGATTCGGTGGCTTTAAATGTCAAAACTAGTCTTCAGAAAAGGAACAAAGTTGCTGCAAATCAGAGCTTGTTTGTGGCACGTTATGCAACTCATTTACTTGATGAGGTTATTCAGGTGGGGCTGGACGAACTTGACACAATCATGGAGAATACCAGCAAGTGTTCCAGGATGTATCCCACCCCTTCACTAGCACATTATCGCAAGCGCAGATATGCATCAGCTGATGATTGGAAAAAAGCACAGAAAATTTGTAAATACTTGCAAGACTTCAATAGATACAAGGACTTGGTCCAAATCGCCTAG